In Aureibaculum algae, the following are encoded in one genomic region:
- a CDS encoding PorP/SprF family type IX secretion system membrane protein: MKLISLVLLIALSLISVAGFGQQDPQYTQYMYNMNIVNPAYAGSRGTLSIGLLGRMQWVGIDGAPKTATMAIHAPLGKNLGGGFSAILDEHGPVKETNVFADVSYTITTSDEGRLAFGLKGGVTFFDVGLLSLVLPQTAPGVDPLFSDNVNETLPNFGAGVYYYTDKFYLGLSAPNLLETKHLEKDSGTISQASEKMHYFGTAGYVFNLSETLKFKPSVMAKAVSGSPLSLDGSLNFLFNDRLELGASYRFGDSVSGLINFGVTRDLRIGYAYDYTTTNLGNYNSGTHEVFMQWDIDFSKKNLKSPRFF, from the coding sequence ATGAAATTAATATCATTAGTTTTACTAATAGCTTTAAGTTTAATAAGTGTTGCTGGTTTCGGTCAGCAAGACCCTCAGTACACACAATACATGTACAACATGAATATTGTAAATCCGGCTTATGCAGGATCACGAGGTACATTGAGCATAGGGTTATTAGGTAGAATGCAATGGGTTGGAATAGATGGAGCTCCCAAAACGGCTACTATGGCTATTCATGCTCCGTTGGGTAAAAACTTAGGAGGTGGTTTTTCAGCCATTTTAGACGAACATGGTCCTGTAAAAGAGACTAATGTTTTTGCAGATGTAAGTTATACAATTACCACTTCAGATGAAGGTAGATTAGCGTTTGGTTTAAAAGGAGGAGTTACCTTTTTTGATGTGGGTTTATTGTCTTTGGTGTTGCCTCAAACAGCACCAGGAGTAGATCCTTTATTTTCAGATAATGTGAATGAGACTTTACCAAATTTTGGAGCTGGGGTATATTATTATACTGATAAATTTTATTTAGGTTTGTCTGCTCCAAATTTATTAGAGACCAAGCATTTAGAGAAAGATAGCGGAACAATAAGTCAGGCTTCAGAAAAAATGCATTATTTTGGAACGGCGGGTTATGTATTTAACTTGTCTGAAACTTTAAAGTTTAAACCTTCAGTAATGGCTAAAGCTGTTTCGGGTTCACCATTATCTTTAGATGGTTCTTTAAACTTTTTATTTAATGATCGTTTAGAATTAGGAGCGAGTTATCGATTTGGAGATTCAGTAAGTGGTTTAATTAATTTTGGAGTAACTAGAGATTTACGTATCGGTTATGCTTATGATTATACAACTACAAATTTGGGGAATTATAACAGTGGTACTCATGAAGTATTTATGCAATGGGATATAGATTTTTCAAAGAAAAATTTAAAATCGCCGAGATTCTTCTAA